TGCACGCCACCGGTTCGCGGGCTGTCGGCCATGGGGTCTCCTCGTAGCGTGCACTTGAATCGATGCTGAGGCATGCGCTCGATGATCAACGCATGACTACCCAGTGACGGGCCCGTCGATGTGGCGGCTGCATCTTCTCATCCGGAGATGGAAGCTGGTACTTTCCGCCATACGGAATCTTACTTCCACATGGCAAACTTTTGAAGGAGAACGTATGTCCGAAGGCGTCACTGAAGCTCTTATCGCCGAACTGGATCGCGAACTGGCGCAGGCGGACCTCGACCTGACCCGTCGATACCCTGGTGACCGGGTGGACCGTGCGCCGATCCACACCGTCTACGTTCCCGCCGATCGGTACGACGCCGGAACACCCGCCGCCTGGGGCAACGAGGCCCTGAGCCTGCTGGACCGTTATGCGCCCTCTGCCGATGACCTGGCCGGGTTGGTCGGGATGGCACCCGAACGCGTCGCTGACGTCTACGACCGGTTGCGCGCCAAATTGGAACGGGAGCCCATCGAAGACCTCCGGGTGGACTTCGAGGACGGCTACGGCCGCCGCGCCGACGACGTGGAGGACTCCGACCTGGCGGCTGCGCTCGCCTCCTACGGGAGCCAGCACGCCGATGGCACCCGACCGGCGTGGTGGGGCATCCGCTTCAAGGCGTTCGAGGGTCCCACCCGCGAGCGTGGAGTGCGCACGCTGGTCGCCTTCCTGGAAGCCACCTGCACCGGCGGGCAGGTGCCCGCCGGGCTGACCCTGACGTTGCCGAAGGTCACCTCTGTTGAGCAGGTCGCCGCGATGGCGCTCGCGCTGGATCGCATCGAACCAGCCCTCGGCCTGGCCGATCACGCGCTTGGTTTCGAGATCCAGATCGAGACCGCCCAGGCAATCCTCGCGGCGGACGGACGCGCCGCCGTCGCCCAGATGGTGCATGCATCCGACGGCCGGGCGACCGCTCTGGTCTACGGCACCTTCGACTACAGCGCCGGGCTCGGCGTTGCCGCGCCGTACCAGTCTGCGGATCACCCGGTCGCCGACCATGCGAAGGCCGTCATGCAGGTGGCTGCTGCGCAGACCGGCGTCACGGTGTCGGACGGCTCTACGAACGTCGTGGATTTCTCATCCGTCGAGGCGGCCGGGGCCACCTGGACGCTGCACAGCGAGCTGGTCACGCGCTCACTGGTGCAGGGGATCTACCAGGGTTGGGACATGTGCCCGGGTCACCTGGTTTCGCGCTATCTCGCGACCTACCTGTTCTTCCGCGAGGCGATGCGTCCGGCGGCGGCCAGGCTCGCGGCATACGTCGGCAAGGTCGAGGGTGGCGTGATGGATGAGCCCGCTACCGCGAGGATGCTCGCCTTCGCATTGTTGCGCGGGGTGCGCTGTGGCGCTGTCGATGAGTCCGAGGTGCTCGAGCTCGCCGGGCTGAGCGTCGAAGAACTCGCCGCGATGACCCGCTGAGGGAGCCTCTAACGAAAGTTGTGTGAACGGGTGCGCTCCATCGAGCGCACCCGTTCACACAACTTTCGTCGTTCCCGTTGTCCACACCCCTAGACATCATCCACACCTCCGGTGGTTCACGACGACGAAACTCGGCGCGGTGAGCAGGGTGCGTAGATGAGCACATCTGAGCGCATCGTGTCGACACCGCTTTCACTTCCGCTCCCGGGCTGTGGTCGCCGAAAGTTTCGCGCCGAGGTGACCAGGCAGCTGGCAGAACTGCAGGATGGCGTGTGCTCGCGGACACAACTGCGCGCCCTCGGGGTCACGCGCGACGATGTACGTCATGAGGTAGCTGCCGGACGATGGGGCATCGCGGGCGCTCAAACGGTCCAGTTGAGCACGGGTGGCGCGACGGCAGGTTGGCGAAGCGCGATCTGGGAGACGCGCGGGGATGCGCGGTTGGATGGAGTGACGGCGTTACTGGCCGCAGGCCTGACCGGTTGGAACGAAGATGTCGTGCACCTCAGTGTGATGGCCGGAAGTCGTGTTCGGCCAGTGCCCGGAGTCCACATCCATCAGCTTCGATCTCGCGAGAACGACGTCGTCGGGGACCCACCCCGCACGAGCATCGACTGGGCAGCGCTGCGGGCAGCATCCTGGGCATCAAGTGACCGAGCGGCAACGACACTGCTGGCGATGGCGGTTCAGCAACGTCTCACCACCGCTGCGCGGTTGCGCCGACTGCTCGAGGAAGCGCCCGCCATCCACCGCGTCGCGCACCTGCGTGTCGTCGTGCGGGATATCGCGGGTGGCGCGCAGGCCCTCTCCGAGATCGATTTTGCTCGACTCTGTAGGCAGCATGGACTCCCGGAACCGAGCCGGCAAGTCCCGCGAAGTGGGCCGGGTGGTCGGATCTACCTGGATGCCGAATGGCCGACATACGGGGTGGTCGTGGAGATCGACGGTTCCCAGCATCGCGCGGGTCTGGCGACGGTGAGTGATGCGCTGCGCGATAACCACCTCACGATCCACGGCTCCAGAGTGCTGCGAATTCCGGTGCTCGGGCTGCGAGTGGAACCGGAAGCATTCTTGGCGCAACTCGGGGAAGCGCTGCGGCGGGGCGGTTGGAGTTGACCGCACACGAAGTTGTGTGAACGGGTGCGCCGTATTGAGCGCGCTGGTTCACACAACTTCGGTTGGGATATATGCAGGCAGGGGTTTACGTGTGGCGCTGGCCACGCTATTCTGAATCGCGGAATACAAATTCCACGATACGAAAGTTTGAGGACTGCCGATGGCGACGACCCGTTACGCGGTGAACATCTCGATCCTGTTCACCGAACTGCCCTTTCTGGAGCGCCCGGCAGCCGCCCGCGCGGCCGGGTTCGATGCCATCGAGAGTTGGTGGCCGTGGAGCACTGCGACGCCGACACAGGAAGAGCAGGACGCGTTCGTCACCGCTGTACAGGACGCCGGCGTCCAGCTCATCGGGTTGAACTTCTTCGCTGGTGACATGCCCGGTGGGGACCGCGGTCTGGTCAGCTGGGTAGAGCGGCAGGACGAGTTCGCCGAGAACATTCCTGTCGTGGTCGACCTCGGTCGACGACTGGACTGCCACGCGTTCAATGCGCTGTACGGCAACCGCATCGATGCGGGCGGACCCAATGACGGCTCTGCTCTCGAAGCAGACGAAGCCGCAGTGTTGGCGCTCGCAGCGGCCGGTCGCGCTGTCGCAGAGATCGATGGCGTCGTGCTGATCGAGCCGGTCAGCGGGACCCCGGCCTACCCGCTCAAGACCGCCGACGACGTCTTCGCGGTCATCGACCGGGTCCACTCCGAGACCGGTGTGGACAACCTGGAGTTCCTCTGCGACCTCTACCACCTTGCGGTCAACGGCGACGATCTCGACGCCGTCATCGAGAAGTACGGCGACCGCGTGGGTCACGTGCAGATCGCCGACAACCCCGGCCGCGGCGAGCCCGGCACCGGCGGCCTGGACCTGCCGGCCTATATCTGGCGCCTGCAGGCTGCGGGCTACGACGGATATGTCGCTCTGGAGTACAAGACGACCTCCACCACCGAAGCCGGCTTGGACCAGTGGCTGCCCCGCGCGGCCCGCAGCAGCATCGCGACCGGCCTCGAGGGTGGCGCGACGGGCAGCAGCTCCGTAACCACAGACAACACAGACAGCAACAGCACCGACAACAAGGAAGCGAGCTCCGAATGAGCACCCGTATTGCCTTCATCGGCATGGGAATCATGGGCAGCCCGATGGCCGTCCACCTGCAGAATGCAGGACACCAGGTCACCGGTTTCGACCACAACCCGGACAAGATCCAGCCCCTCGTCGACGCGGGCGGCAAGGCCGTCACCTCGGCTGCCGACGCAGTGCGTGACGCTGAAGTCATCGCCGTGATGGTGCCGGACAGTCCGCATGTCGCTTCTGTGCTGCAGGACGAGGGGGGCGTCTATGACAGCGCTCCCGCCGGTGCGTTGATCATCGACTTCTCTTCGATCCGCCCCGATGTCACCGTCGATCTGGCAACGGAGGCCAAGGGCAAGGGCTTCCGCATCCTGGATGCTCCCGTGTCCGGTGGCGAGGCCGGCGCCAAGAACGCCGCGCTGTCGATCATGGTCGGCGGTTCTGCTGAGGACTTCGCAACCGCCAAGCCGCTGTTGGACGTGGTCGGTAAGACCGTCGTGCACGTCGGCCCGTCCGGCTCCGGCCAGACCGTGAAGGCTGCGAACCAGCTCATCGTCGCCATCAATATCGAGGCCGTTGCGGAAGCGCTGGTCTTCCTCGAGGCCTACGGCGTCGACACCGAAGCCGCGCTCGACGTCCTCGGTGGCGGACTGGCCGGCAGTGCCGTGCTGAATCAGAAGCGCGGCAACATGACCTCGCGCAGCTTCGACCCGGGGTTCCGGATCGACCTGCATCACAAGGACATGGGCATTGTCACCTCCGCTGCACGTGAGGCCGGTGTGGTCCTGCCGCTCGGCGCACTCGCGGCCCAGTTGGTCGCCTCGGTGCGCGCCAACGGTGGCGGCAATCTTGACCACTCCGCTCTGCTCAAGGGCGTCGAACTACTTTCCGGAGGTTCCAAATGACCCTTATGCGTGCGGTTGACGCCGCCTGTCTGATCATGGAGAAGGAAGGCGCCACTCAGCTGTTCGGGTTGCCCGGCGCCGCGATCAACCCCTTCTACAGCGCGGTCCGTGACCACGGTGGCTTCCAGCACGTGCTGGCCCGTCACGTCGAGGCTGCGTCGCACATGGCCGAGGGGTACACCCGCGCTGCCGCCGGCAACATCGGTGTGTGTGTCGGCACCTCGGGTCCCGCGGGCACCGACATGATCACCGGTCTGTACTCCGCCTCCGCGGACTCGATCCCGATCCTGTGCCTGACCGGTCAGGCACCCGTCGCCAAGCTGGCCAAGGAAGACTTCCAGGCCGTTGACATCGCTTCGATCGCCGCCCCGGTCACCAAGTGGTCGGTGACCGTCATGAGTGCAGGACAGGTGCCCGGCACCTTCCAGAAGGCGTTCCACCTGATGCGCTCCGGCCGTCCCGGTCCCGTCCTGATCGACCTCCCGATCGATGTGCAGATGGCGCAGATCGAGTTCGATATCGACACCTACGAGCCGATGGTCGTCACTCCGCCGAAGGCCACCGCCAAGCAGGCGCAGCACATCCTGGACATGCTGGCTGCAGCAGAGCGTCCGCTGATCGTCGCCGGTGGTGGAATCGTCAACGCCGATGCTGCCGAGGAGCTCGTTGCATTTGCCGAGCTGACCGGTATCCCGGTCATCCCGACCCTGATGGGCTGGGGCACGATTCCCGATGACCACCCGCTGATGGCCGGCATGGTCGGGCTGCAGACAAGTCACCGTTACGGCAACGAGACGATGCTCGCCGCCGACTTCGTGCTCGGTATCGGCAACCGGTGGGCCAACCGCCACACCGGTGGCATCGACACCTACACCGAAGGCCGCAAGTTCGTACATATCGACATCGAGCCGACGCAGATCGGGCGGGTCTTCTCGCCCGACTACAGCGTCGTGTCCGACGCCGGCGCCGCATTGCGTCAGCTCGTCGAGACCGGCACGGGCGCCCAGCTGCCCGACCGCTCGGCGTGGGCGAAGGAGTGCCGTGAGCGTCGCGCTCAGGGTCAGCGCAAGACCAACTTCGATGTCATGCCGATCAAGCCGCAGCGCGTCTATCAGGAGATGAACGCCGCATTCGGCACGGACGCGACCTACGTCTCGACCATCGGCCTCTCGCAGATCCAGGCGGCGCAGTTGCTGCACGTCTACCACCCCCGGCACTGGATCAACGCCGGTCAGGCCGGCCCGCTGGGCTGGACGCTGCCCGCAGCGCTCGGTGTCGCCACCGCGAGCCCGAACGCCAACGTGATCGCCCTGTCCGGTGACTACGACTTCCAGTTCCTGATCGAGGAACTCGCCGTCGGCGCGCAGTTCAACATCCCCTACATCCATGTGGTCGTGAACAACGCCTACCTCGGCCTGATCCGGCAGAGTCAGCGCGGATTCAGCATGGACTACTGCGTGCAGCTGGCCTTTGACAATGTCAACGCCGATGACGAGGAAGCCACCCACAACAGCTACGGCGTGGACCACATCAAGGTCGCACAGGGCATGGGCTGCAAGGCGATCCGGGTGACTGAGCCCGACAAGATCGCCCAGGGTCTGGAAGATGCGAAGAAGCTGCGCGACGAGTACCGGGTGCCGGTGATCGTCGAGATCATCCTGGAGCGCGTCACCAATGTGTCGATGGGCACCGAGCTGGACAACGTCGTTGAGTTCGAGGAACTCGCCGCCCGCGGCGAGGACGCGCCCACCGCTTCAGTGTCGATGCTGGACTGAGCATGCGCATCGTCGTCGCCGTCGACAAGTTCAAAGGGTCCCTCTCCGCGCAGGAAGCTGCGTCCTACATCGCCGCGGGTCTGCACAGCGTGGACCCTGCGATCGAGGTGGTCACCGCACCGGTGGCCGACGGCGGCGACGGCACGGTGGACGCGGCTGTCGCTGCCGGGTTCGAGCGGCGTGAAGTCGCCGTCTGCGGCCCGACCGGCGAAGCCGTGCAGGCGCTGTACGCCCGACAAGGCGGTACGGCAGTGGTCGAGCTCGCGAACTCCTGCGGCATTCAGCTACTGCCGGGTGGCGTGCTCGTCCCGATGACGTCCTCGAGTCGCGGACTGGGTGAGGTCATGGCCGCGGCCCTCGACGACGGGTGCACGCGGCTCGTAGTCGGTGTCGGCGGAAGTGCCAGCACCGACGGTGGCGCGGGCATGCTGACAGCCCTCGGTGCACTCATCCTCACCGCGTCCGGTGAGCCTGTAGCGGCCGGTGGAGCCGGGTTGGCGAGCGTGCACAGCGTGGATCTGTCCGGTGTGCACCCGCGCCTCGCGCAGGTCCGTCTCGAGTTGGCCAGTGATGTGGACAATCCGTTGACCGGCGAGCATGGCGCGGCAGCGACGTACGGCCCACAGAAGGGTGCGAGCGCCACGCAGGTGCAGGACCTCGATGCTGCCCTGACCCACTTCGCGGCGGTCGCGGACCCGGCACTTGCCGATCTGGCCGGTGCCGGCGCAGCCGGGGGTGCGGGATACGCAGCGCTGTTGCTCGGAGCGCAGTTGCGGTCGGGGATCGCGGTGATGCTGGAGATCAACGGTTTTGCCGGGAGGCTGGTCGGGGCCGACCTGGTGATCACCGGCGAAGGGTCGTTGGACGCGCAGAGCCTGCGCGGGAAGGCGCCGATGGGCGTGGCGCAGGCGGCTCACGCCGAACGTATCCCCGTCGTGGCGCTCGCCGGGCGGGTGGTCGTGACGGCGCAGGAACTGCACGCCGCCCACATCGACACCGCGTACGCGTTGACCGATATCGAATCCGATGTGCAAGCGTGTATGACCAATGCCGGGCCGCTGCTGGAGCGACGCGCGGCCGATCTCATGACAGACCTGCGACGGAGAACACAATGACCAACGGTGCCAACCACTTCGATCGGATCTTTGTCGCGCAGCGGGTAATCACCGGCGGTCGCGAACAGGCGGCTGCAGTCGGCGTTCGCGACGGCTGCATCGCTGCCGTCGAGCAGGGCGATGCTCCCGCCGACTGGAGCGGTGAGCGTATCGAGCTGGCCGACGACGAGGTGCTGTTGCCGGGCATGGTCGATACCCATGTACACGTCAATGAGCCCGGCCGGACCGACTGGGAGGGTTTCGAGTCCGCGACCAGCGCCGCGCTGACCGGCGGTACCACCACGCTGCTGGACATGCCGCTCAACAGCCTGCCCCCGACCACGACGCTCGAAGCGCTGCACATCAAGATGGATGCGGCACGAGGCCAGTGTCGGATGGACGTGGGTTTCTGGGGTGGCGCGGTGCCCGGCAATATCGAGGATCTCAAGCCGCTGCACGAAGCGGGTGTTTTCGGTTTCAAGTGTTTTCTGATCGACTCCGGGGTGCCGGAGTTCCCGCCGCTGTCGCGCGATGAGCTGATTGCCTACCTGCAGCGCCTGGAGCCGCTCGGTGCGTTGATGATCGTGCACGCCGAAGACCCGGACGTCATCGCTGCCGCACCCCAGCTCGGCGGCCGCAGGTACTCCGACTTCGTGGCCTCCCGACCGGACCAGAGCGAGGTGTCCGCCATCGCGACGGTGATCGACGCCGTCCGCCGCACAGGTGCTCGCGCGCACATCCTGCACCTGTCCAGCGCGGCGGCACTGCCCCAGTTGCGGGCCGCCAAGGCCGAAGGTCTGCCGATCACCGTCGAGACCTGTCCGCACTACCTGACGTTCGCCGCCGAGACGATCCGCGACGGCTCGACTGCACATAAATGCTGCCCGCCGATCCGCAGCGCAGCCAATCAGGCGCAACTGTGGGAAGCGTTGCAGGACGGCACGATCGACATCATCGTCAGCGACCACTCACCCTGCACCATCGACCTCAAACAGCTCGAGACCGGTGATCTGGGCACCGCCTGGGGCGGGGTTGCATCGGTCGAGGTCGCGCTGCGTGCCGTCTGGAGCGGTGCCCGCGAACGCGGTATCGACCTCGCTCAGGTGGTGGCCTGGATGAGTACCCGCCCCGCCGAGATCGTCGACCTGACCGACCGGGGCGCCATCGAGGTCGGGCGCCGCGCCGATCTGGTTGCGTTCGCGCCGCGGGACAGCGTCGTCATCGACGCGCAGCGGCTGCTGCACAAGAACAAGCTCAGCGCCTACGACGGTGTCACGCTCTATGGCGCGGCCCGGCGGGTGTGGTTGGGCGGTCAGGACTGCAGTACCGACGCCGCGGAGGGTCAATTCGTGGCACGCGGCGCAGGTACGGCCGACTGAGCACTGAACGGGAGTGGTCGGCGCTCTCAGCCAACGCTCGGTCGGTGCTGGTACTTTCTCCGGGTGAATCAGAGTGCCGGGGGGCGAAACTTCGAAGGTTTGAGCGTGGCGGCCATCGTGCCGTGCTACAACGAAGAGGTCGCGGTCGGCCAGGTGGTCAGAGATCTCATTGCGGCCGTGGACGGCATCACCGTGTACGTCTATGACAACAACTGCACCGATGAGACCGCCCGGGTCGCGGCCGAGGCAGGGGCGGTCGTGCGCACGGAGTCCCGCAAGGGCAAAGGCAACGTGGTGCGCCGGGCCTTCGCCGATATCGACGCAGATGTATATCTGTTGATCGACGGTGACGACACCTACGACGCCAGCGCCGCCCCGCAGCTCATCGAGACGCTGTTGTCCGGTCCCTACGACCACGTCCTGGGCGTGCGTACCGACAACCCCGACGCAACGGCCTACCGGCCAGGTCATGCCTCCGGCAACCGGCTCTTCAACCGGTTGATCACCGCGTTGTTCGGAGAGCCGGTCACCGACATGCTGTCGGGGTACCGGGTGTTCTCCCACCGATTCGTGAAGTCGTTCCCCGCCTTGGCTCGCGAGTTCGAGATCGAGACCGAGCTCACGGTGCACGCGGTCAACCTGCGGGTCCCTCAGATCGAGGTTCCGGTGGGATTCAAAGACCGCCCCGAGGGCAGCGAATCCAAACTACGCACCTACCACGACGGTTTCCGGATCCTGCGTCTGATCGGCGGGCTGCTGCAGTACGAACGACCATTGGCCCTCTACTCCGGTATCGGCGCGCTCTTCATGTTCATCGCGCTCGTACTGGGAGTGCCGTTGGTGATCACCTTTGCGCGTATCCGCGAGGTACCTCGACTACCGACCGCCGTGTTGGCGACCGGGATGATGCTCGTGGGTTTTGTGAGTATCGCGATCGGGCTCATCCTCAACGGAATCCTGCGGTCACGACAGGAAAATGCCCGGCTCAGCTACCTGCGGTTGCCGTCGGTGTCCCAACCCGACTCCCCGGCCGCGCAGTGACCGCGGCCCGAAGTCCGAGAGCGTCGCGCCGGGACCGGGCCACCTCGTTCCTCACAGCTCCGGCATTTTTGTCGTCGCTGGTGGTGACGGTGGTCATCCTGGCGGCCAACGCGGTCTATCTGCTGCGCATCCGAACCAACAACCCCCTGCAGTACTTTTCGGGGGTCGCCTTCCACACGCCGGGATTACTGAGCGGTGGGCACACCATCGACGGCAACGAGGGCTGGACCGCCCAGGCGCTGGGCCGCCTCGCTGCGCAGATGTGGCAGCACGGCCAGCTACCGCTGTGGAATTACTACGAAGGCCTCGGCCAGCCACTCGCAGGTGAGATGCAGTCGGCGGCGTTGTTCCTGCCGTTCATCCTGTTGCAACTGCTACCCAACGGCATTTTCGTGATGCACCTCGCGTTGGAGTTCGTTGCAGCCTTCAGCACGTTGATGTTTGTGCGCTCGCTGCGGCTGTCCTGGGTTGCCGCATCCTGCGCCGCGTGTCTCTTCGGCCTCAACGGGGCCTTCTCGGTGATGACGAACGCGCCGTTCAACCCGATTGCGTTCCTGCCGATGGCGCTGTGGGGGGTCGAGCTGATCGGGCACGCCGTGCGGGATTCACGGCGCCCGCGGGCAGGGCTCTGGGTAACGGCGCTGGCTATTGCCTTCATGTTGTTCGCGGGATTTCCCGAGACAGCGCTGCTGGAAGGGCTGTTCGTCGCCGGATGGGCGGTCGTGCGACTGGTGGCTCTTCCCGGACACCGTCGCTCGTTCACGGTGTGGACCATCGTGGGTGCAGTGCTGGGAGTGGTCATCGCGGCACCGGTACTGGTCGCCTTCAAGGAATTCCTGGATTTCGGCTACACCGCCTATCACCTGGGTGCCGCGAACATTTACTCCTACAAGGCCCGGATGGTGGCTGCGCTCGGATTCCCCTACGCATCGGGCCCGATGACCAACAAACCTTTCAATGGTCTGGCCGGCTACGTCACCCTTCCGACCGTTTTCGTCGCAATCCTCGGTTTTCTGGGCGGACGTCGGCGGGCGTTGCGGATCTTCATCGGCATCACACTGTTTGTCTTGGTGATCAACGCGTTCGGTGGGCTGACGGTCATCCCGGTCAAGGCGTTCCTGAACATCATCCCCGGAGTGCGCAATGTCCTGGTCGCCAAATACGGCGTATCCCTGATCGAGTTCGCTGTCATCGTCTGCGCGGCCTACGGCATCGATGACCTTCGCAGGGCGCGGGTGCGTCGGCCCGCAGTTCTGATCTCGGCGGCCTCGGTGGCGCTCTACCTGGTGGGGGTCGTAGCTTTCGACAAGCACCGCAACTTCCTGTCCCACCCGCGGTGGACCATTGCGATGGTGACGTGGACCGTTCTCGCGTGCGTGGTGCTTGCGATGATCGCAGTGGCGGTCAGGTCCGGACCACGCAGGGTGGGCCTGCTCGCGCTGATCGCAGCTCTGATCGTGATTGCGGACGGAGCCGGCACGTACGCGGTCCCGCAGTTGTCGGCGAGCACGCGCAACCCGGTGGATCTGGCGCCCGTGCGGTACCTGCAGACCCACCTGGACACGTCCCGTTTCTACACGCTGGGGCCGATCGCGCCGAACTACGGCTCCTACTGGGGTATCGCGTCGGTCAACGTCAACGATCTGCCGGTGCCGAAGAAGATGAGCACGTTCGTCTTCGATGAACTGCGACCGCGGCCAGGAACGCCGGGCGCCAAGGGCACCGGGCGTGCGTTCATCCCGTATTGGCTCGGCGGACAACTGCCCAACGCGCGCATCCAACGCGTGGTTTTGCAGGCCTACGGTCAGCAGCAGTCGGCATTCCGGAGGGCGGGTGCCGAATACATCGTCATGACGCACGGCGTCGCGACCGAAGTCACCGGTGCGAAGTACGGCCTGACCCGCGTCTTTCAAGATGCCAAGATCGAGATCTGGCGTGACCC
This portion of the Dermatophilaceae bacterium Sec6.4 genome encodes:
- the gcl gene encoding glyoxylate carboligase; translated protein: MTLMRAVDAACLIMEKEGATQLFGLPGAAINPFYSAVRDHGGFQHVLARHVEAASHMAEGYTRAAAGNIGVCVGTSGPAGTDMITGLYSASADSIPILCLTGQAPVAKLAKEDFQAVDIASIAAPVTKWSVTVMSAGQVPGTFQKAFHLMRSGRPGPVLIDLPIDVQMAQIEFDIDTYEPMVVTPPKATAKQAQHILDMLAAAERPLIVAGGGIVNADAAEELVAFAELTGIPVIPTLMGWGTIPDDHPLMAGMVGLQTSHRYGNETMLAADFVLGIGNRWANRHTGGIDTYTEGRKFVHIDIEPTQIGRVFSPDYSVVSDAGAALRQLVETGTGAQLPDRSAWAKECRERRAQGQRKTNFDVMPIKPQRVYQEMNAAFGTDATYVSTIGLSQIQAAQLLHVYHPRHWINAGQAGPLGWTLPAALGVATASPNANVIALSGDYDFQFLIEELAVGAQFNIPYIHVVVNNAYLGLIRQSQRGFSMDYCVQLAFDNVNADDEEATHNSYGVDHIKVAQGMGCKAIRVTEPDKIAQGLEDAKKLRDEYRVPVIVEIILERVTNVSMGTELDNVVEFEELAARGEDAPTASVSMLD
- a CDS encoding glycosyltransferase, with amino-acid sequence MAAIVPCYNEEVAVGQVVRDLIAAVDGITVYVYDNNCTDETARVAAEAGAVVRTESRKGKGNVVRRAFADIDADVYLLIDGDDTYDASAAPQLIETLLSGPYDHVLGVRTDNPDATAYRPGHASGNRLFNRLITALFGEPVTDMLSGYRVFSHRFVKSFPALAREFEIETELTVHAVNLRVPQIEVPVGFKDRPEGSESKLRTYHDGFRILRLIGGLLQYERPLALYSGIGALFMFIALVLGVPLVITFARIREVPRLPTAVLATGMMLVGFVSIAIGLILNGILRSRQENARLSYLRLPSVSQPDSPAAQ
- a CDS encoding 2-hydroxy-3-oxopropionate reductase, which encodes MSTRIAFIGMGIMGSPMAVHLQNAGHQVTGFDHNPDKIQPLVDAGGKAVTSAADAVRDAEVIAVMVPDSPHVASVLQDEGGVYDSAPAGALIIDFSSIRPDVTVDLATEAKGKGFRILDAPVSGGEAGAKNAALSIMVGGSAEDFATAKPLLDVVGKTVVHVGPSGSGQTVKAANQLIVAINIEAVAEALVFLEAYGVDTEAALDVLGGGLAGSAVLNQKRGNMTSRSFDPGFRIDLHHKDMGIVTSAAREAGVVLPLGALAAQLVASVRANGGGNLDHSALLKGVELLSGGSK
- a CDS encoding glycerate kinase; protein product: MRIVVAVDKFKGSLSAQEAASYIAAGLHSVDPAIEVVTAPVADGGDGTVDAAVAAGFERREVAVCGPTGEAVQALYARQGGTAVVELANSCGIQLLPGGVLVPMTSSSRGLGEVMAAALDDGCTRLVVGVGGSASTDGGAGMLTALGALILTASGEPVAAGGAGLASVHSVDLSGVHPRLAQVRLELASDVDNPLTGEHGAAATYGPQKGASATQVQDLDAALTHFAAVADPALADLAGAGAAGGAGYAALLLGAQLRSGIAVMLEINGFAGRLVGADLVITGEGSLDAQSLRGKAPMGVAQAAHAERIPVVALAGRVVVTAQELHAAHIDTAYALTDIESDVQACMTNAGPLLERRAADLMTDLRRRTQ
- a CDS encoding DUF559 domain-containing protein, with the translated sequence MSTSERIVSTPLSLPLPGCGRRKFRAEVTRQLAELQDGVCSRTQLRALGVTRDDVRHEVAAGRWGIAGAQTVQLSTGGATAGWRSAIWETRGDARLDGVTALLAAGLTGWNEDVVHLSVMAGSRVRPVPGVHIHQLRSRENDVVGDPPRTSIDWAALRAASWASSDRAATTLLAMAVQQRLTTAARLRRLLEEAPAIHRVAHLRVVVRDIAGGAQALSEIDFARLCRQHGLPEPSRQVPRSGPGGRIYLDAEWPTYGVVVEIDGSQHRAGLATVSDALRDNHLTIHGSRVLRIPVLGLRVEPEAFLAQLGEALRRGGWS
- the allB gene encoding allantoinase AllB; the encoded protein is MTNGANHFDRIFVAQRVITGGREQAAAVGVRDGCIAAVEQGDAPADWSGERIELADDEVLLPGMVDTHVHVNEPGRTDWEGFESATSAALTGGTTTLLDMPLNSLPPTTTLEALHIKMDAARGQCRMDVGFWGGAVPGNIEDLKPLHEAGVFGFKCFLIDSGVPEFPPLSRDELIAYLQRLEPLGALMIVHAEDPDVIAAAPQLGGRRYSDFVASRPDQSEVSAIATVIDAVRRTGARAHILHLSSAAALPQLRAAKAEGLPITVETCPHYLTFAAETIRDGSTAHKCCPPIRSAANQAQLWEALQDGTIDIIVSDHSPCTIDLKQLETGDLGTAWGGVASVEVALRAVWSGARERGIDLAQVVAWMSTRPAEIVDLTDRGAIEVGRRADLVAFAPRDSVVIDAQRLLHKNKLSAYDGVTLYGAARRVWLGGQDCSTDAAEGQFVARGAGTAD
- a CDS encoding aldolase/citrate lyase family protein; protein product: MSEGVTEALIAELDRELAQADLDLTRRYPGDRVDRAPIHTVYVPADRYDAGTPAAWGNEALSLLDRYAPSADDLAGLVGMAPERVADVYDRLRAKLEREPIEDLRVDFEDGYGRRADDVEDSDLAAALASYGSQHADGTRPAWWGIRFKAFEGPTRERGVRTLVAFLEATCTGGQVPAGLTLTLPKVTSVEQVAAMALALDRIEPALGLADHALGFEIQIETAQAILAADGRAAVAQMVHASDGRATALVYGTFDYSAGLGVAAPYQSADHPVADHAKAVMQVAAAQTGVTVSDGSTNVVDFSSVEAAGATWTLHSELVTRSLVQGIYQGWDMCPGHLVSRYLATYLFFREAMRPAAARLAAYVGKVEGGVMDEPATARMLAFALLRGVRCGAVDESEVLELAGLSVEELAAMTR
- a CDS encoding TIM barrel protein — translated: MATTRYAVNISILFTELPFLERPAAARAAGFDAIESWWPWSTATPTQEEQDAFVTAVQDAGVQLIGLNFFAGDMPGGDRGLVSWVERQDEFAENIPVVVDLGRRLDCHAFNALYGNRIDAGGPNDGSALEADEAAVLALAAAGRAVAEIDGVVLIEPVSGTPAYPLKTADDVFAVIDRVHSETGVDNLEFLCDLYHLAVNGDDLDAVIEKYGDRVGHVQIADNPGRGEPGTGGLDLPAYIWRLQAAGYDGYVALEYKTTSTTEAGLDQWLPRAARSSIATGLEGGATGSSSVTTDNTDSNSTDNKEASSE